Proteins found in one Miscanthus floridulus cultivar M001 chromosome 4, ASM1932011v1, whole genome shotgun sequence genomic segment:
- the LOC136548880 gene encoding uncharacterized protein, with translation RLASSIASSCNNPIHGSAHLRSISLPTRPHSLVLKAEQELQRLRSCISVSPPPPAHALRALLQDLSDLHEYVEEVVRLPSNWDTLRLTRHRRLVEGELEASVTLLDLCGAARDGLADAKEQVRDLRSLLRRHRAANSHGAPRRGGDATAVSVSARAAEACAGPPKKVARAIRRESGRRAGGAALVTRDDLSCGSAPPRPLAMLAEARELTVCVLQSSMEALLRQVVVRPPSAGKWSLVSRTLAHNRSRSFGSGEAREGAAHPGNADELVLGSFGAIKDVTGGNEPLTARSHLQSLEGCIEGLEDGLERLFRNLIRSRVCLLNCVSL, from the coding sequence CGTCTCGCATCATCCATCGCTTCCTCTTGCAACAATCCGATCCATGGCTCTGCCCATCTGCGATCCATCAGCTTGCCCACAAGGCCGCACTCCCTGGTCCTCAAAGCCGAGCAGGAGCTGCAGCGCCTCAGATCCTGCATTTCGGtgtcgccgccgccaccagcgCACGCCCTGCGCGCTCTGCTCCAGGACCTCAGCGACCTGCACGAGTACGTCGAGGAGGTCGTCCGCCTGCCCAGCAACTGGGACACGCTCCGCCTGACCCGGCACCGCCGGCTGGTGGAGGGCGAGCTGGAAGCGTCGGTGACGCTGCTGGACCTGTGCGGCGCGGCGCGGGACGGCCTCGCCGACGCCAAGGAGCAGGTCCGGGACCTGCGCTCGCTTCTCCGCAGACACCGCGCGGCGAACAGCCACGGAGCACCACGCCGAGGCGGTGACGCCACTGCTGTCAGTGTCAGCGCCAGGGCGGCGGAGGCGTGTGCCGGgccgccgaagaaggtcgccagGGCGATCAGGCGGGAGTCCGGCAGGCGTGCTGGTGGTGCGGCCCTCGTTACCAGGGACGATCTCTCTTGCGGCAGCGCGCCGCCGAGGCCGCTGGCGATGCTGGCGGAGGCCAGGGAACTCACCGTCTGCGTCCTGCAGTCGTCCATGGAGGCGCTGCTGCGCCAGGTCGTCGTCAGGCCGCCGAGCGCCGGCAAGTGGTCGCTCGTCTCGAGAACCTTGGCGCACAACAGGAGCAGGTCGTTTGGATCCGGCGAAGCTCGGGAAGGCGCTGCTCATCCGGGGAACGCCGATGAATTGGTGTTGGGCTCTTTCGGCGCCATCAAGGACGTTACAGGCGGCAATGAGCCGTTGACTGCTCGGAGCCATTTGCAGTCGCTGGAGGGCTGCATCGAAGGCCTTGAGGACGGATTAGAGCGCCTGTTTAGGAACCTTATCAGAAGCAGAGTTTGCCTCCTGAACTGTGTTAGTTTGTGA